GGATTAATCCTATTTGTGGGAGCGCTAACTTACGTTAGCGTGATAATATTTAGATTGCTGCTAATGCTCTTCACGGGCAACTGAGTTGACTTGATATTAAACCCAAAGATAAGCAAACATAAAACTATGCAAGATTGGTGGCAAAGTACATTTCCAAAAGGTCGTCAAACTTTGACTATCGCCGACGCCAGAGGATATCCTGTAAAAATTGCCTATGGCGAAAAAGGAACTGGTAAACCTTTATTTTTAGTACACGGTATCGGTAGTTGGAGTTATGGTTGGCATCACAACATAGAAGAACTCGCCAAACATTTTCGCGTGATTTGTTTTGATGCCAAAGGACATGGTTTTTCCGATAAACCACATTATTCAGAAGAATTGGGTCATCAAATTGTGGAGATGGGACGAATTATTCGCGCTTTGTGTGATGAACCTGCTGTTGTAGTAGCGCAATCTTTGGGAGCATTAATCGCACTAGCTATTGCTGAAGAAAATCCCGATTTATTGGCGCGATTAGTGTTGATTAATGTCCCTGTCTTCCCCACTCAATTGCCCAGTCTGTGGATGCGCTTGTTAGCTATTTTACCGCTAGATTTGGTGCGAAGTATAGATAGTCTCCGATTGTCATATTGGTTAGCACCAATATTGCGACAAATTGTGGCAATTGGGCGTCGGGAAGTTGTGGTCGATCCGGCAGAAATTACACCGGAAAAAGTGTACTGGGTTAGTTATCCTTATATTGAATTTCCCAATACAGTGATGAAAGTTACGGAAGATTTACAACACGCTGCCGTGGAAATTGAACGATCGCTCAAAAACGAACCGAATATCATCCATAACATTCAAGATAATTTATTGAAAGTAACTTGCCCTGTATTAATTTTATGGGGCGAACAAGACCAATGGTTTCCCGCTGAAAATGCCAAAAAATTACAAGCCCGCTTACCAAATGCGAGATTGAAAATTATTCCTAATTGCGGTCACGATGCGGCAGCAGGTTCTCCAGAGGTAGTTAATTCAGAGATTCTGGAATTTTTGCGAGATAGCGAGTACGTATCGCTCTAACTATGTAATGGCAATATTACCGTAAAAGTTGTCCCCACACCAACTTCACTGGTAAACTTAATCTCTCCATTAAGCAATTCCATATATTTTTGAATGATGGTCAGTCCCAATCCAGTCCCGGAAATATTGCCAACATTTTCTGCACGATAAAATGGTTTAAACAGATGCTATTGCGATTGGGGCGGAATGCCAATGCCTCTATCTTTTACTTCAAAAATAATCTGCTTATTTTCAACATAAATCTCCAGAGTTACTTGACTGCCTGAAGGAGAATATTTAATCGCATTAGATAATAAATTCGTGAGAATATGACCCAAGGCTTTTTCATCAATATAAATCTGTAAATCTGGCGGAAAATTATATACGAAATTTAGACTGTGAGCCTCCTGCTCGGCTAACTCTACTTCCAGTAATATTTCCTGGCAAAAAGCTAATAAATTAATCTGCACTGGATTGCTTTGGAATTTTAAGCCATCGGCTTTACCAATTACCAGCAGATGATCTACCATTTCCAGCATCCGATTGGCAGACTCAAAAATACAATTCATGTATTGAAGCTTTTTTTCTTCAGCCAACTTATATTGGCAATTTTCCAGTAAATCTATCAAACCAATAATGCTGGCAAGTGGATTGCGGAATTCGTGAGAAACCAAAGAAATAAATTGGCTTTTTAAAGAGTTTAATTCTTGTTCCTTTTCTAGGTCTGCGCGTACTTCTTCCGCCTGCAATTGTAATTTTTCATTGGCTTTAATTAATTCAATAGTTTGCTTTTCTACAACTTGTTGTAGGGTTTCGATAACTCCATACATTTCCACAGGATCGAGCGCTCGCATGATATTGGTCTGGGTGATAATACCGACAAGTTGCCCCTGATTTCCAGTCACAACTAAGCGTCGCACCAACCGACGCTGCATTTCCAGATGAGCTACCCACAAAGAATCTTCTGTATTCATACAAAATAGAGGCTGACTCATCACTTTTTCAGCTTGGATATCCTCGATTTGCAAACCCAGGATTTGTAATTGCACGATATCTCTTTCAGTAACTATTCCGATAGGAATAGCTTGTTTGGTATTAGCTTCTGAGTTGGCAATCACCACACAACTAACACAATTATCGGCCATCAATTGCGCCAAATTCAGCACTGAACTTGAAGCAGGCGCATGAATTACTTTAGTTGTCATTACGTCCGCTACTCGACGCATTGTTAACAAATTTACAGGTTGGAGAACTTCTCGAATCGTTTCCGCAGTAACAACACCAACCAGGTTTTCTGCATCGTCTATACTTGGTAAGTGCCGAATTTGATTATCGCGCAAGAGGGAAAGAGCTAAAAATACATCTTTAAATTCAGATTCAGCAAGAGTAATCACCTCTTTGGTCATCACGTTTGCGATCGGTACAGCTAAGTTCTGTCCTCTTGCCACCAATTTAACTACATCTCGCTCTGTAATTATGCCTCGAATCTTTCCTTCTTCCACAATCAAAGCGCAATTATTAACTTTATAATTGCCGGGATGAGGCATAAAAGATGGCTGACCGGAATAAAGATTTTTATTTTTAGCTTCAGCTTTATTAAAAAATGTACATTCGCCTCCATGAATTTGATTCATCTTGGCTAGGACATCTAAAAGTGGAGTATCTGGTGAAACAGTGAGGGGATGACGGTTAATAGCTAGTTGCGGCTCTGGCAAGTTCATATATACAATTTGCTTTGCAACTCAATTATTTAGATATCTTAACATTTAAAAATTTAGCCACAAATCGATTAAAATCGATGATACTTAATATAAGTATAAGCTAATATATTTATTTGGCAATATCAGCTAAAAACTTGAAAAACTAAACTCCTCTTACCTTGTAAAAGCGGTTTTGCAATAAAGTTTACCTGCAAACCCCTGGAGTAATTTTGCATTTGGACTTGACATTTTAGCCACGCTGCGAGTGCCGAAGGTGACCGTCAGCGTAAGCAAGTATGATAAAGAACGTGCAATAATGATCCCTCTGTGACCCACGATCGCTCTCACAAATGCCCGAATCTCCCCAACCTCCTTTCGACCTCGCATCTGCCCTCAATATCGGTACGGATCTACACTTCCAGTTACCCGATCCAGAAGACGATCGCATCCCAGATAGTGAGTTTCAGCAGCAAGTGGATATCGCTTGGCTGGTATGCGATCGCTTCGACTTGCAAACGGAAATCTGGCGCGGACGTATTTTACGAGTAGTGCGCGATCGCGAGAAGAAAGGCGGCGACGGACGCGGCACTGGTTTTCTAAATTGGCTGAAAGAGCGAGAAATTAACAAAAGTCAGGCTTATTCTCTGATAGAGTTAGCCAATAGCGCCGATACTCTTTTAGCTGAGGGAAAGCTCGACCCGACTGCGATTAGAAACTTCAGCAAACGCGCTTTTGTGGAAACAGCCAAATCATCTCCAGAAATACAACAACTGGTCACTGATGCAGCGCAAAAAGGCGATCGCATCACCCGTCGGGAAGTGCGCCAACTCGCAGAAGAGTGGACAGCTATGACCTCCGATTTACTCCCCGACGAAGTAAAAGCTAAAGCCGCCGATCAAACTCTTCCGCCGCGTTACCTCGCACCCCTAGTTAAGGAATTGGAGAAATTACCCGAATCTCACATAACCTTACTGCAAGAAGAAGTCGCCCAAGAACCCAGCGTCGATAAACTCAAACAGGTAACGTCAGACGCCCGCAACTTAGCCAAGTATCTCCACGCCGCCGCCCAAGTGCAAGCCATTAACCAATCATCGGTAGATGTGGAAATGGCGCTAGAAGAAGCGCTGCGGATAGGTTGTTTGAATACAGCATCTGATTTGGTCAAACAAGCGTCTCAGCTAGAACAAACGATCGCCAAACTTTACACTACTTGGAAACGTGTCGGTAGTTTGGCGGATCGGCTATATGTGGATACCGGTGCGAGTACGCCCAACTTGCGATCGCTTCTCACTTGTTTGGAAAGACTAGCCGGTGAATCGATCGAAGTACCTCTGGATGAAAATGGCGATCGTACCGTTCGCCTGCGAATTTTCGCAGATTCAGATTAAATTGGCAACCTACAATTCTAACAATAAATTAGCCTAATTGCTTCGTTACTTAGTTAACGGCTAAGGTTAGCGGAGCAATTTTTTCAAACTCTTCCAAATCCGAGAAAAACTAAAATAACGCCGATATTTAGTAGCAAGTTCTTTTCCTACCAAGACAAGACCTAACCAGAACAAAACTTCTGCCACAACAGCTAGAATAGTTACTAATACAGCCTTGTGTGCTAAATCTATCTGTATAAATGGCACAACAAAAATTATCGCTGCCCAAGGCAAGAAAGATACAACAATAATCAACAGACCTAGATTCTTTAGACTCATTTCAATTACAGTTAGCTTTTTTCATTTAAAGCCGAGGCACACAAAAGTAAGCGCTCGAATACCTATAAGTTTATCGTTGTCAAATAAACTTTTTAACTCAGCGTTACTCTGCGAAAACATACCCTGCGGTCAGCCGCTGACGCGGCTAGTGCGTTCCTTTGCCTTAAACTTAACTCTTAATTCCAGTTGTAGCAATTCCCCTAATAAATTGTCTTTGGCCTATTAAAAACAACAGCAGGATCGGCACCGTAGCAATAGTCACAGCCGCCATCATCAAAGGCCAATTATTCGTAAATTGCTCCTGAAAATCTGCCAGCGCCAGCTGCACCGTTCTTAATTCCGGTCGCGTTGTAAAAACCAGCGGTTTAAACAGATCGTTCCACTCCCCGATAAACGTAAATAAAAATAGCGTCACCAATGCCGGACGAGACAAAGGTAGCATCACGCGCCACAGAATTTGCAGCCGATTTGCCCCATCCAATGCTGCCGCTTCCTCTAATTCGATCGGTACTGTTTGAAAGTACTGACGTAGCAGAAAAATGCCAAATCCATTCGCGGCTGTCGGTAAAATCAAAGCCCAGTATGTGTTGATAGCGTGTCCCCACTTCAACACCAAAAAAATGGGAATCACTAATAGCTGGAAAGGAATTACTAACGTTGCCAAAACAATTAACAGCAAAGCTTGCCGTCCCCGAAATTTTAACCTTGCTAAGGCGTAGCCTGCCAAAGCTGAGGTGATAACCTGAAATCCAGTTACCGCTAAAGCGACTAAAGTTGAATTGGCAAAAGCGAGGAGAAAGTTTCCGCGCTGCCATGCCTGTCGATAATTTTCCCATGTCCAGCCCTTTTGCCAAGGAGCTAAACTGGGTGTTGTCCCGGTGGGGGCAAAGGAGGTGAGAAAAACTGCGAAAAGCGGTAGCAGTACAATAAACGCAGTAATTACAAGCAATACCGGAATTAGCCATTCTAGGAGGCGATTCCAGAACAGGAATGGCACTGTTGGCCCACTTTGAGGATAAGCGATCGGCGACTGACTTTCGCAATTTTGCTCAGGCATCTATCTCTAAAATAAGGATTTGCATACAATACAGACTAGGTATTAATTCCGATTCTCTCACCCAGGCTAGATCCTAGTCTGGGTGATTATCGGTCAAGATCGGGTAAGTCGAATGCTTACTCTGACCAAAAAACCCGCCCTTTTTGGCAATTCTGGTAAATTGGATTTAAATTGCGAGTGAGGGTTTTCCAGGCCCCATTATAGCCTCGCGTCGATTTTGCATCGACACAATATC
This genomic window from Aerosakkonema funiforme FACHB-1375 contains:
- a CDS encoding alpha/beta fold hydrolase, coding for MQDWWQSTFPKGRQTLTIADARGYPVKIAYGEKGTGKPLFLVHGIGSWSYGWHHNIEELAKHFRVICFDAKGHGFSDKPHYSEELGHQIVEMGRIIRALCDEPAVVVAQSLGALIALAIAEENPDLLARLVLINVPVFPTQLPSLWMRLLAILPLDLVRSIDSLRLSYWLAPILRQIVAIGRREVVVDPAEITPEKVYWVSYPYIEFPNTVMKVTEDLQHAAVEIERSLKNEPNIIHNIQDNLLKVTCPVLILWGEQDQWFPAENAKKLQARLPNARLKIIPNCGHDAAAGSPEVVNSEILEFLRDSEYVSL
- a CDS encoding transporter suffix domain-containing protein, with translation MSLKNLGLLIIVVSFLPWAAIIFVVPFIQIDLAHKAVLVTILAVVAEVLFWLGLVLVGKELATKYRRYFSFSRIWKSLKKLLR
- a CDS encoding carbohydrate ABC transporter permease, which gives rise to MPFLFWNRLLEWLIPVLLVITAFIVLLPLFAVFLTSFAPTGTTPSLAPWQKGWTWENYRQAWQRGNFLLAFANSTLVALAVTGFQVITSALAGYALARLKFRGRQALLLIVLATLVIPFQLLVIPIFLVLKWGHAINTYWALILPTAANGFGIFLLRQYFQTVPIELEEAAALDGANRLQILWRVMLPLSRPALVTLFLFTFIGEWNDLFKPLVFTTRPELRTVQLALADFQEQFTNNWPLMMAAVTIATVPILLLFLIGQRQFIRGIATTGIKS